The region AAAGATGAAAATGATTAATCTCGCAAATAGAGCAGGACTGTTTACTTTAATTCTGTTATTCGTATTTCAGTCTTGTAGCAGTAGTAATGATTCGACTGATAATCCGGAAGTAGTAACACCTGATAAAATTACGGTTCAGGTTGATATAATTGGAAAAACGGCTGAATTGCCAAATGGAGATGGCAGCGGAAAAATAAAGTTGAATATTACAGCCGCAAATGCAAAATCGTATAAGGTAAAGATCAATAATGAAACAAAAGAGTTTACAACAAACGATTTTACCTATGAATTTACAGAACCAGGAACTAAAGTATATACCATTGAAGTTACAGCTTTTGATGGTTTAAAATATACAAATGCTTCTACTACAGTAAACATTTTCGTGGCAAGAAAACTAATTTTTTCAGATGAGTTCGATGTTAATGGTGCACCAAATCCTGATAAATGGGATTATAATACCGGAACCGGAGACGGCTGGGGAAATAATGAATTGCAATATTACACCAAACGCCCTGAAAATGTAATTGTTGAAAACGGAATCTTAAAAATTAAAGCAATTAGAGAGGATTATATGGGAAGCCAGTATACCTCTGCAAGAATTTTAACGAGAGGAAAATTTTCATTCAAATATGGAAGAGCCGAAATGCGTGCAAAACTACCAAGCGGTGGCGGAACCTGGCCTGCATTCTGGTTGTTGGGTGATAATCTGGATACTGTTGGCTGGCCTGCCTGCGGAGAAATAGACATTATGGAAGAAGTAGGGAATAACCCAAATGTAATTCATTCGTCTTTACATTCTCCGGGACGTTCAGGAAATACGCCTGATACAGCTACAACAAAAAATCCTACAGCAATGACCGAGTTTCATATTTATGCTGTCGAATGGTCTGCTGAAACACTTAAATTTTATGTAGATGATAATTTATTTTATACCTATAAAAATTCAGCTACAACACCATTTAATGCTAAGTTTTTTGTGATTTTAAATTTCGCTATGGGAGGAAATTTTGGAGGAACAGTTGATCCGAATTTCAAAAATGCAACTTACGAAATTGATTATGTAAGAGTGTATAATTAACATCCCGTTAGAGGGATTAAAAAAATAAACACATAGAAACATAGGTATTTATTTATCTTAAAATAGAAATCAAAAAGAAACGAGTTTCTAACACATAGTTTGCTATGTATATTAATGCAAATGAAATGCCTTTCAGCGGCTGTAAAACTATGTTTCGATGTGTTTAAAAATAATCACTTCCAACTGATTAATTAACATAACTTTTAAATGGATTTTTTTCTCTAAAGCATCGTAAAGACTAGCTTTACGGGATTAAAATTTTTAAACATGAAAAAGATAAACAAACTTGTTTTAGCATTTCTATTCCTTTTAGCAGGAAATTCATTTTATGGTCAAAACCTGAAAATTATGACCTATAATATTCGTCTGGATGTCGAATCTGACGGAGAAAATGCATGGCCAAAACGAAAGGATTATTTCAATGCGCAAATAGGTTTTTACAGTCCGGATATTTTTGGAGTTCAGGAAGCAACGCCAAATCAGGTCACAGATATTGCATCGGCTCAGGCAAATTATAACAAATTTGGAATAGGAAGAGAAGAAAACGGATTAGGAGAAGCTTGTACGATTTACTATAAAAAAGAGCGTTTTAAGGTTGAACAGTCCAATACTTTTTGGCTGTCTGAAACACCAGATGTAGTTTCCAGAGGCTGGGATGCCGCTTGCAACCGAGTTTGTACTTACGGACTTTTTAAAGATTTAAAAACAAAAAAAACGTTTTGGGTTTTTAATCTTCACTTAGATCATATGGGAGAAGTAGCCCGAGTAAAAGGCGTACAGCTTGTCTTGTCTAAAATTGAGGCATTAAACACCAAAAAATATCCTGTGTTTTTAATGGGAGATTTTAACTCAGAACCAGACACAAAACAGATTGCCGAAATCAAAAAAGTGATGAATGACACCAAAGATGTTTCTAAAGAAAAACCTTTCGGGCCTTCAGGAACTTTCAATGATTTCAAACATAATGAACCCGTAACATTATTATTGGATTACATTTTTGTATCCAAAAATAGCGGACTTACAATTCAGAAACACGCAGTGCTGAGTGATTCTAAAGATTTAAAATATCCTTCGGATCATTTGCCTGTTTTAATAGAAATAGATTAAATGAAAAACATCAACAAAAAACTTCAAATTCTGGTTTTACTGCCTTTAATTGCAATGCAGTTCAACTGCGGATCTTCAAAAAGTGTAACAGCTAATTCAGGAAAAGTAGGATCCTGGATTACGACTACAGACGAAACATCAAAACTTAAAAAACAACCTGATTTAGTTTTTGGTTCAGAAACAAATTCAAATCAGACAATTGAGATAAATTCAGCTGAGAAATTCCAAACCATTGAAGGTTTCGGGTTTTCTTTAACCGGAGGAAGTGCTCAGGCGATTATCAAACTGGACAAATCAAAAAGAGAAGCATTGCTTCAGGAATTGTTTTCCAGAAAAGATGATGCGATTGGTTTAAGTTATTTAAGATTGAGTATTGGAGCATCTGATTTGAATGAAAAAGTTTTTTCGTATGATGATATGCCGGAAGGACAAACCGATTTAAATCTGGAACATTTTAATTTGGGTCCGGATTTAAACGATGTGATTCCGGTTTTAAAAGAGATTTTAGTCATAAATCCGAAAATTAAAATAATGGGTTCTCCGTGGTCACCTCCCGTTTGGATGAAAGATAACGGAAGCTCAAAAGGCGGTAGTTTACAGCCAAAATATTATGAAGTATATGCACAGTATTTTGTGAAATATATTGAGGCAATGAAATCGCACGGAATTACAATTGACGCAATTACGCCACAAAATGAACCATTGCACCCGGGAAATAATCCGAGTTTATTAATGCTGGCAGAACAACAGGCAGATTTTATCGGAAATCATTTAGGTCCCGCTTTCGCGAAAGCAGGAATCAAAACCAAAATCATTGTTTACGATCATAATTGTAACAAACCGGAATATCCTTTAACGATTTTAAAGGATCCAAAAGCAAATCCGTTTGTGGCAGGTTCAGCTTTTCACTTGTATGAAGGAGATATTAGCGCTTTGACTACTGTTCATAATGCTTTTCCGAATAAAGATTTGTATTTTACCGAACAATATACAGGTTCAGGAAGTAATTTTGAAAACGATTTGAAATGGAGTGTGAAAAATGTAGTAATTGGTTCTATGCGCAACTGGAGTAAAAATGCACTTTCTTGGGGATTGGCAAATGATGAATTTTATAAACCTTTTACACCAGGAGGATGTTCAACCTGTAAAGGAGCTTTGATGATTGATCAGAATCAAAACATCAAAAGAGAGGTAGGATATTATATTATCGGACATGCTTCTAAATTTGTTCCGGAAGGTTCCGTTAGAATTGGAAGTAATATCGCAGGGAAACTGCATAATGTTGCTTTCAAAACGCCATCAGGACAAATTGTTCTCATTGTAGAAAATGATGGAGCTTCAACAGAAACTTTTAATATTAAATACAACCAAAAACAAACTTCAACCTCACTAAACGCGGGTGCAGTTGCAACTTACGTTTGGTAAAAATGTAAACTTATGAAAAAAGTAACCACAATCACGTTGTTAATGTTTTCGCTTTTTGCGTCGGCACAACAGCAATCAATAGATCAGAAAGTCAATGATCTGTTGAAGAAAATGACAATTGAAGAAAAAATAGGTCAGTTAAACCAATACACTGGCGACAATCAGGCAACAGGACCAATTACAATTAATCCGAACAAACAAAACGAAATCAAACAAGGTTTGATTGGTTCGATGCTAAATGTTATTGGAACAAAATATACCAGAGGATATCAGGAATTGGCCATGCAGTCAAGATTAAAAATTCCGTTGTTGTTTGGTCAGGATGTTATTCACGGTTACAAGACCACTTTCCCGATTCCGTTAGCAGAAGCGGCAAGCTGGGATTTAGCAGCAATTGAATTAGGCGCAAGAGTTGCCGCTACAGAAGCTTCGGCAAGTGGTATTCACTGGACATTTGCGCCAATGGTTGATATTGGCCGTGATCCTCGCTGGGGACGCGTAATGGAAGGAGCAGGAGAAGATACTTATCTGGGTTCTAAAATTGCTTATGCAAGAGTAAAAGGTTTTCAGGGAAATAAACTGGGAGACTTAAACTCGGTAATGGCCTGTGTAAAACATTTTGCAGCTTATGGTGCGGGAGTTGGTGGAAGAGATTACAATTCTGTAGATATGAGTGAAAGAATGCTTTTGGAAACCTATTTGCCTCCATTTAAAGCCGCTTTAGATGCTGGAGCAGCAACATTTATGAATTCATTTAATGATATCAACGGAATTCCGGCAACCGGAAATGCACATTTACAAAGAGATATCTTAAAAGGAAAATGGAACTTTCAGGGGTTCGTAGTTTCAGACTGGGGATCAATTGGAGAAATGGTAGCGCACGGATACTCTAAAGATCTTAAAGAAGCAGCTTATTCAGCCATTACAGCAGGAAGCGATATGGATATGGAAAGTAATGCATACCGTAAGAATTTAGCGGAATTAGTAAAAGAAGGCAGAGTTTCTATTGATTTGGTTGATGATGCTGTAAGACGTATTCTTCGTAAGAAATTCGAATTGGGATTATTTGATGATCCTTACAAATATTCAGATCCAAAGAGAGAAGAGAAAGCTTTGACAAATCCGGACCACAGAAAAGCAGCTTTGGAAATGGCGGAGAAAAGTATTGTTTTGTTAAAGAATGAAAAACAAACTTTACCGATTTCAAAAAATACCAAAACAATTGCTTTTATTGGACCAATGGTAAAAGAATACAAAGCCAATATGGGATTTTGGGCTGTAGAATTACCGGAAGTTAATTATGATAAATGGGTCGTTTCACAATGGGACGGTTTGCAGAATAAAGTGGGTAAAAACACGAAACTACTGTACGCAAAAGGATGTGACGTAACGGGAGACAATAAAGATGGTTTTGCAGAAGCGGTTGCAACAGCTAAACAAGCAGATGTTGTGATTTTGAGTGTTGGTGAAAGACACGATATGAGCGGTGAAGCAAAAAGCCGAAGCGATCTTCACCTGCCAGGTGTTCAGGAAGAGTTGATAAA is a window of Flavobacterium crocinum DNA encoding:
- a CDS encoding endonuclease/exonuclease/phosphatase family protein; the protein is MKKINKLVLAFLFLLAGNSFYGQNLKIMTYNIRLDVESDGENAWPKRKDYFNAQIGFYSPDIFGVQEATPNQVTDIASAQANYNKFGIGREENGLGEACTIYYKKERFKVEQSNTFWLSETPDVVSRGWDAACNRVCTYGLFKDLKTKKTFWVFNLHLDHMGEVARVKGVQLVLSKIEALNTKKYPVFLMGDFNSEPDTKQIAEIKKVMNDTKDVSKEKPFGPSGTFNDFKHNEPVTLLLDYIFVSKNSGLTIQKHAVLSDSKDLKYPSDHLPVLIEID
- a CDS encoding glycoside hydrolase family 16 protein; this encodes MKMINLANRAGLFTLILLFVFQSCSSSNDSTDNPEVVTPDKITVQVDIIGKTAELPNGDGSGKIKLNITAANAKSYKVKINNETKEFTTNDFTYEFTEPGTKVYTIEVTAFDGLKYTNASTTVNIFVARKLIFSDEFDVNGAPNPDKWDYNTGTGDGWGNNELQYYTKRPENVIVENGILKIKAIREDYMGSQYTSARILTRGKFSFKYGRAEMRAKLPSGGGTWPAFWLLGDNLDTVGWPACGEIDIMEEVGNNPNVIHSSLHSPGRSGNTPDTATTKNPTAMTEFHIYAVEWSAETLKFYVDDNLFYTYKNSATTPFNAKFFVILNFAMGGNFGGTVDPNFKNATYEIDYVRVYN
- a CDS encoding glycoside hydrolase family 3 N-terminal domain-containing protein yields the protein MKKVTTITLLMFSLFASAQQQSIDQKVNDLLKKMTIEEKIGQLNQYTGDNQATGPITINPNKQNEIKQGLIGSMLNVIGTKYTRGYQELAMQSRLKIPLLFGQDVIHGYKTTFPIPLAEAASWDLAAIELGARVAATEASASGIHWTFAPMVDIGRDPRWGRVMEGAGEDTYLGSKIAYARVKGFQGNKLGDLNSVMACVKHFAAYGAGVGGRDYNSVDMSERMLLETYLPPFKAALDAGAATFMNSFNDINGIPATGNAHLQRDILKGKWNFQGFVVSDWGSIGEMVAHGYSKDLKEAAYSAITAGSDMDMESNAYRKNLAELVKEGRVSIDLVDDAVRRILRKKFELGLFDDPYKYSDPKREEKALTNPDHRKAALEMAEKSIVLLKNEKQTLPISKNTKTIAFIGPMVKEYKANMGFWAVELPEVNYDKWVVSQWDGLQNKVGKNTKLLYAKGCDVTGDNKDGFAEAVATAKQADVVILSVGERHDMSGEAKSRSDLHLPGVQEELIKAIQATGKPVVVLINAGRPLVFNWTADNVPAIVYTWWLGSEAGNAIANVLFGDYNPSGKLPMTFPREVGQVPIYYNHFSTGRPAKDENSTNYVSAYIDLKNSPKFPFGYGLSYTTFDYSALKLSSTKIKSGETIKVSFQLKNSGKVAGEEVVQLYLKDKFGSVVRPVLELKDFQKVKLNAGESKTIEFTIDKEKLSFYNNKLEWGTEPGDFEVMIGASSADIKLRSDFELLAN
- a CDS encoding glycoside hydrolase family 30 protein; protein product: MKNINKKLQILVLLPLIAMQFNCGSSKSVTANSGKVGSWITTTDETSKLKKQPDLVFGSETNSNQTIEINSAEKFQTIEGFGFSLTGGSAQAIIKLDKSKREALLQELFSRKDDAIGLSYLRLSIGASDLNEKVFSYDDMPEGQTDLNLEHFNLGPDLNDVIPVLKEILVINPKIKIMGSPWSPPVWMKDNGSSKGGSLQPKYYEVYAQYFVKYIEAMKSHGITIDAITPQNEPLHPGNNPSLLMLAEQQADFIGNHLGPAFAKAGIKTKIIVYDHNCNKPEYPLTILKDPKANPFVAGSAFHLYEGDISALTTVHNAFPNKDLYFTEQYTGSGSNFENDLKWSVKNVVIGSMRNWSKNALSWGLANDEFYKPFTPGGCSTCKGALMIDQNQNIKREVGYYIIGHASKFVPEGSVRIGSNIAGKLHNVAFKTPSGQIVLIVENDGASTETFNIKYNQKQTSTSLNAGAVATYVW